The region TATCTCAAGCAGTTTCGACAATATGGGTCATATCCTTTCTAAGAAGCGATAAAAGTGCCTTAAAGCTTAAAAAAGAACATTTCAAATTAGAAAAAGAAATTGTTCTTCCTATTTTTTCTTTAGGAATGGCACCTTTTATAATGCAATTCACAGAGAGTATATTATTTTTTAGTTTCAATTTCTCTTTATTGAAATACGGAGGAGACGTAGCTGTCGGCTCAATGGCAATACTCTCAACATTAATGATGTTTGCCATGTTCCCGCTTATGGGCTTTACTCAAGGAGCTCAACCGATTATTAGCTATAACTTTGGAGCAAAAAAACCAGAAAGAGTTAAAAAAGCATTTAACTTGTTATTATCTATATGTTTAATATACTCTGTAACTTTCTGGGCTCTTGTCATGGCATTTCCGGATTTTTTTGCGGGTATTTTTACCAATGATTTGGCATTAAAAGAATTCACTGTTTGGGCAATGCGTATATATATGGCAGCCCTTGTACTGATGGGAGCACAAATTGCATGTCAACAAACATTCATCGCAATTGGTAATGCTAAAACATCCCTTTTTTTAGCTTTGCTAAGAAAAGTTATTTTACTTATCCCTTTGATATTCATTTTACCTATGTTCTTTGAAAACAAAGTTATGGCTGTCTATCTTGCAGAACCAGTTTCTGATACTATCGCTGTAATTGTTACAATATCTATGTTCATTGTTCAATTTAGAAAATCTTTAAAAGAGATAGAGACTGAAAAGCCTGAAAAAATCAAAGAAGAATATCAACACCAAGAAACCTAACAAAGTATACTTACTAAATATAATTTAAAAAGACGCCTGTAAGGGCGTCTTAAT is a window of Defluviitoga tunisiensis DNA encoding:
- a CDS encoding MATE family efflux transporter, whose translation is MVAKNEFLGTESIGKLMFKLTLPAIAAQIINMLYNIVDRIYIGHMPEVGALALTGLGVTYPLIIAISAFSALIFMGGTPRASIKMGEGDYEGAEKIMGNSFILLVIISIILTVLGLIFDRQLLMLFGASENTIEYAYNYMQIYLLGTIFVQLTLGMNSFITAQGFAKTGMYTILIGAGLNIALDPLFIYTFGWGVQGAAIATVISQAVSTIWVISFLRSDKSALKLKKEHFKLEKEIVLPIFSLGMAPFIMQFTESILFFSFNFSLLKYGGDVAVGSMAILSTLMMFAMFPLMGFTQGAQPIISYNFGAKKPERVKKAFNLLLSICLIYSVTFWALVMAFPDFFAGIFTNDLALKEFTVWAMRIYMAALVLMGAQIACQQTFIAIGNAKTSLFLALLRKVILLIPLIFILPMFFENKVMAVYLAEPVSDTIAVIVTISMFIVQFRKSLKEIETEKPEKIKEEYQHQET